Proteins encoded by one window of Cloeon dipterum chromosome 2, ieCloDipt1.1, whole genome shotgun sequence:
- the LOC135934984 gene encoding mitochondrial inner membrane protease subunit 1-like isoform X1 → MGLLSWNLRPMTRRALGMVGVIIKYGCIAHCTFEYIADIVVCSGSSMEPTLFTNNVLLTEHISPRLQKIKRGDIIVAKSPTDPRQFVCKRVTGIAGDRVKSGIFTEVQIPPGHVWLEGDNRGNSTDSRNYGPVPAGLIRSRAILRVWPPQDACLLTKSD, encoded by the exons ATGGGGCTGCTGAGCTGGAACCTGCGTCCCATGACCCGCCGTGCCCTTGGCATGGTCGGTGTCATCATCAAGTACGGCTGCATTGCACACTGCACCTTCGAATATATCGCCGACATCGTCGTG tgcTCAGGTTCGTCAATGGAACCAACGCTGTTCACAAATAACGTGTTGCTGACTGAACACATCAGTCCCAGACTGCAGAAGATCAAGAGAGGAGACATCATTGTAGCCAAATCGCCCACCGATCCGAGACAATTCGTCTGCAAAAGAGTCACCGGAATCGCCGGTGACCGCGTCAAAAGCGGAATTTTCACAGAAGTG CAGATTCCTCCTGGTCACGTGTGGTTGGAGGGCGACAACCGAGGAAACTCAACTGATTCACGGAATTACGGCCCCGTGCCGGCCGGACTTATTCGCAGCAGGGCCATCCTGAGGGTTTGGCCTCCGCAGGACGCGTGTCTTCTCACTAAGTCAGATTAG
- the LOC135934984 gene encoding mitochondrial inner membrane protease subunit 1-like isoform X2: MGLLSWNLRPMTRRALGMVGVIIKYGCIAHCTFEYIADIVVCSGSSMEPTLFTNNVLLTEHISPRLQKIKRGDIIVAKSPTDPRQFVCKRVTGIAGDRVKSGIFTEVIPPGHVWLEGDNRGNSTDSRNYGPVPAGLIRSRAILRVWPPQDACLLTKSD, from the exons ATGGGGCTGCTGAGCTGGAACCTGCGTCCCATGACCCGCCGTGCCCTTGGCATGGTCGGTGTCATCATCAAGTACGGCTGCATTGCACACTGCACCTTCGAATATATCGCCGACATCGTCGTG tgcTCAGGTTCGTCAATGGAACCAACGCTGTTCACAAATAACGTGTTGCTGACTGAACACATCAGTCCCAGACTGCAGAAGATCAAGAGAGGAGACATCATTGTAGCCAAATCGCCCACCGATCCGAGACAATTCGTCTGCAAAAGAGTCACCGGAATCGCCGGTGACCGCGTCAAAAGCGGAATTTTCACAGAAGTG ATTCCTCCTGGTCACGTGTGGTTGGAGGGCGACAACCGAGGAAACTCAACTGATTCACGGAATTACGGCCCCGTGCCGGCCGGACTTATTCGCAGCAGGGCCATCCTGAGGGTTTGGCCTCCGCAGGACGCGTGTCTTCTCACTAAGTCAGATTAG